From Malaya genurostris strain Urasoe2022 chromosome 2, Malgen_1.1, whole genome shotgun sequence:
gaataagcagcaatagtaaaatgattctatcgcaattctcAACTGGCCATAtaaaatcggatcgcgaaacgagaataagcgaccgtttgttgcttcagagagtagATGCTAACTCatgatgctcagacaggtcatcgagagaaattcgctctcgcactggtgtccattctatgttaaatgaatcacgccggttttttttattttgttgctgagatgatattcgtctctctttgatggcactgattgaatcgcgtgaagagttggtagagagcgttctttgatacgataaaagccatcctttttTATTACTAAAAAATCTAGAGGGATGCAAAAATCgggaacatgaaaatatatgtttcaaaattttcaagaactctaacgcaagaaattcatcttcacagaatttgaaacaaaaatgtaaAGCTTTCTTCATCTTCGGTTGAGtgattgtttcaaaaatcaaataaagtgaaaatcaatagaTAGTGGTATAACAAAATGCATTCTCTTTGGGAGTAATTTTCTCATGCTTACTCAAGTAtagccattttttttttgtttcaattatagaggccatttaaatttacatgtttgtgAAAAACTAACTAACCGTATTCCTGTGGCATTACTTTTAAGTGAAAAAAGGAAGGTTACACCGTTTCAACAACACAAAACATATACGATGTAGTATCATTTAGATAATTACCTTAAATTTCTTCGACAATtttctggaaattttcaaatttttatattttcgttTCAATCCCCGTATCATTTTCGTTTCACTCATTCGAATCTCAACGTTAGTTGTAGACATGGTGGACAGTGTCGAGGAATGGTCAATGTTCGGTAGCTTATTAGCTAACAAATTCACCATCAACCTTCTTCTCACATTGATGTCGATCGTCGACGGCTCACTATTTCTCTCATACAAATGCAAGTTTATATCCCGTGCCTTCTCTTTGAATACAACACCTACCGAATTGTTGTTGACATCTGGTGATAGGTCTACCGAATCAAACGAATGTGGTACCTCGATAACACGTTCTTCGTGTGAATTTAAACAATCGACACTGGTTCTGTTATGAGGTCGACAGAGTTCCAGAGAAAGTGACCCTTCCGAAACTTGATTTGCTTCATCTGAAATCTCATTTTGCTCACGCATTGAGAAGTTAACTCGAGCATGATCTATCTCTATTTCAGATTTAATTTTATCCATCATATCTGATTCAAGACAGTAAATGTCAGCACTTAGATCTTCAGTTGAGGTACTATCTTGGAGCAAACCAGATACCGTATTTGTGTCTGTTTCCCTTACATTATCCAATAATCGCTCATCTCTTGTCGTGTACATTGATTGTTTTGGCGGTATGGGGATGGGATCTAAATTAGTTCCCGATTTATCGGTGGTATCTGAAGCAGAAGCACatgctttctcaaacatacttcgAAGTTCTGTATCAACGTCAGGCTCTGATAGTTGAGAGTTCGATTTGCGAATATCACCAACTGGATCATCGTCTGGTACAAGTCCTTTTTTCTTGTATTCAGTCCAAGCCACTTGTTTCTCCAGATCGGTCAAATCTTGTTCAGTTTTATTGTCCAACATTCGTTCATGTGTGTGATAACGATAGATAAGTTTTTCGCGCTTCAGCAGCAAAGTAGATAGTAAATCATCTTCTGCAGGAGCAAGCTTTGGTCGTTCGGCCATGTTAGCACGCTCGAAGTGGTATAGCTCCTCAAGTTCAGCCATGTTGAAGTTACGATCGACCTGTTTTTTGTCAGCCACGCGGTGACTCATCGCCTGTTTAGTAACTGCTCTTGAGTATACTTTTTCTTCCATTGTGtgctgaaaagaaaataatatctTTTAAGTCATGCATAAGATCACTTTTTACTGACACTTACTAGCGCTAACAACCGGTAAACATAACAAGTTTTCTCCTGGCCTAGTCGATAGACTCTGAAAATACCTTGTTGATCGATAGCTGGATTCCATGAAGTATCCAGGATAATGACACGATTCGCCCCGACAAGATTGATTCCCAATCCTCCTGCTTTGGTGGAAATAAGAAAAGTTCGTGTAACACGATTATGGGGATCGTTGAATTTTGTGATCATTTCCTGCCGACTATACATTGGTGTTCCACCATCTATTCGACAGTAGTTGACCCCCGGTACCCAGGGTCCTTGAAATTTTGACAGTCCATAGGAGAGAGCCTTCGGATTTCgcttttgttcatgaattctttTCATGAAGTGTTCGACCATATCCAAAACGGCTACAAATGCCGAAAAAATCAGACACTTTTCATCCCGCTCCTGACATAGTTTGAGAATTTCgaataacaacaaaattttattgCTTGGTAACAGCGATTCCAGGTCATTCGAGCTGATGATGTTCTTCCACCAGATGTTGGTGATCGAGCGCGCATTGTCGATGTTGACATCCTCGTCATCCTCGGGCGGACTTTCATAACTACGACGAGCTGGTCGGTGCTTtttctgagaaaaaaaaattacttcatTGAAAACAGAGAAACCGTCATTTGTTctgtataaaaaaaagtttggctcaaattttcgGCCAAAATGACCGCACACGCCACTAAATACGCTACATAAGACACGTTTTGATTGTACTAAGTTCGTTAAAAAATTAAGTGTCTCAGAAAGCTTCACGATCTTTGATTTCGCGAAGGTAGGTTAAATTTCATCAGCCAGTGGCGCTAGAAATGATCGGTCGTATGTCGGAAGCGTCGGTCTTTTACATGTAAACCTGTTACCGCCTTTTTGTCAGGTCTACTTAAAGCTaaaggctatttttttagtctaGCAGCAATCAACGCTCAGCGGTGAAGTagctaatttttttatcgatagTTTAATTTGGTTACGAGGACTACTTTCCATTTCTCTGATGCCATCGTTTATGGGACATTTCGAGGGCCAAACGTTACTTCTGAACACTATCTGGTGGTATGTATTTTTTGAGCACGATTGTTCAGTGTCACTATGACTGCAGTGTGTTCTGCACGGGGAAACACTTCGAACGGTTAGTTCGATGTTGACTGACAGTGACAAACGGAATAATGAATGTCATTTATAGAAAcgttttattgaaatttaaatcGTTTTTCTTTACTTCAATCTTCATACAGAAGAGGAAAACGAAAGCGAACTGTGGGCTTTTCGTGACTTCATCCATCAAGTTTTGCACAACCTTCTTGGTCACGGTTCTCGCCGTCAAACGTCAGTTTGCGTTGAACTACTTCACCACTCCTTGAAGTTCTGCCTTCCTCTGTTGAGTTGTAAACTATTTAAAATCAGTCTTTTCTCATCCAATGCAGTCAAACTTCGTCAGCATATTCATGCACAGCTACCGCGATCGTACTCTAGCGAGTTATACATACATTAAATACATTTTGAGGTACGCGCTTCCAGTTCAATAGTGAGTCCAATCACCACCAGCATCAATTATTGCTTAACATCTCCGAGACATACTTTCCACTAATTTTTGTCGTATTCGAGGGAAAGCCTCTTCCAAATGAGTCGAATTTGTGTGGAGCGCTGCTTCAAAGTATAAACACGTGTTCCATGGAGCCGCTACTTGATGGTAGGCCCAGACGTTTTCGATAGGATTTGCATCAAGCGAATGCGAAGGCCAATTAAATAACACAAAGCATTTTTCCCGTTTCCATTCAGTACAGAGCCGGCACCGGTGTTTAGGATCATTAACTTCTTGGAAGATCCAGGGTTCGTTCTTACAATATTTGCGCACAAATGTCTCTGAATGGCGAAGTATGATAACTCAAGACCTTGTTACTTTAATTTAGCTTGTCCTTGACATAAGGACAAGCCAGAATCGCTCAAAAACAAATCAACGACGTGTTTTTCGTCCTTTTTGATAATATACCCTACCGGAGTCAACGAGGGTTTTTACTCTTTAAATTGTTGAATCCACTTCTTGACAAAAGACACCGACTTTTTAATGTATTTAGCCTTCACTGCATAATGCGATtttgaatgatgtttttttcgaAGCGCCAAGGACAGAGGTTCCCTCCACCGACTTGCCGATCGCAGGCTGTAATCGACACGCGCTTACTAAACAGATTGTAGGTGACAGTTGATTAGCCAACATTCTCCAACTTTACTAGGTGTGCGAGTAGTCCGGATTTTCTCGATGCGCGAGCAAAATTTCGACGGGTTGCTTCAAATATATCTTGTAGCTTTTGGTTCGCTTTCATAGGCGTGATAATTCACATCTTTGAAATGAGGGATGTGCACGTTTTTTTAAtgcactagaacaaattatgcaaagtaTAGTATAGTAATGCgcctacaatcaatactgcgaacatcttgaccttactatgtccaaAAACGGATTGAAATcccagctttgtcgtagaaataatgcgtagtatgtaattAACCATTGTGATTCATTAAATAAGTAAACAAATAATTATAAAtggttaaataaattattcttagtgtcagtaggatcgtagtactagtcatgacatgattctgtacgctaagagtcggctgcgaagtctgctgaaacagaaaggctaaattggttggtaaacgactagacaatgcgcaattcaggccccaatgtggttcatagcctcttgtccagtaactcctatccctacctccccgcggtgccggatggggtgcgagtaaccataggaaagatcgggtaatcaaccccttggtcgtatgctgacagggaagggggggggcTTGCTTTCTCTTTACAGATAGCAAGCCTactcgagcgtctgttccccatgttggggcggctcgaaacagcatcTGTTCTCCATgcggcggctgattaccgtccttgtgtcagtatgggactctaaacagtgctgacacgatggccctccggcgagacaggagtaTGATGCAGGcgtaacaagccgcccggaaaacacttgttacgcaTAATCAAggaagaaatacgactcggaataatcggcaaagacctacgcgacgaaaaaaggactacgatttgaagcttgacacatggaactgcaaatcgcttggcttcccaggatacgaccgaatgctgcatgatgagcttcaaatacgcggcttcgatgtcgtagcactgcaggaactttgttggacgggacagaaggtgtggaacagtgggcatcgagcgtctaccttctaccagagctgtggaacaaccagcgttctaggaacgggatttgggcaagatgcgtcagcgcatgattgggtggcagccaatcagtgataggatgtgcgtattgaaggtcaattacagcatcatcaatgtgcactgcccacatgagacgagacccgatgacgagaaggaagcattttacgcgcagctggaacgaacctacgacagctatcCACGACggaatgtaaaactcgtcatcggcgacatgaatgttcaggtaggccgggaggcattGTGATcgagctggagagcctgcacgtggtaacaaacgacaacggccaacgatgcgtgaactttgcagcctcccgaggaatagtagttcgaagcaccttctttccccgcaaagatatccacatggaggagaggcactggccagagcgctgcactggatgatttctaagatttgtgaggaggagattctaccgcaggaatggatggatggagtggtatgtcccgtctacaaaaagggcgataagctagattgttgcaattaccgcgcaatcacattgctgaacgccgcctacaaggtactctcccaaattctttgccgtcgtctatcatcaatagctaaggaattcgtagggccgtaccaagcgggatttactggagcccgcgccactgcgGATCACATaatcgcgataagacaagtactccagaagtgtcgtgaatacaacgtacccacgcatcaccaattcattgacttcaaagcggcatacgacacaatcgatcgagaacagctatggcagatcatgcacgaatacggtatcccggataaactgacgcgattggtcaaagcaacgatggatagaatgatgtgctacgtccgagtatcgggGACGCTCTTGAGTCCCtttgaatctcggagagggcttcggtaaggtgatggactctcttgtatattgttcaatattgccttggaaggtgtgattaaaagagcgaggatcgacacgagtggcccgatattccgaaagtccgtacaactttttggcttcgctgacgatattgatattgtaacacgtaaccttgagaagatgacggaaacctacaccggactgaaagctgaagctagacgaatcggactggccataaatgcgtcaaaaacaaaatacatgagaggaagaggctctagagaagaaacactacgcctccaaCCAcgaatagacggtgacgatatcgaggtggttgacgagtttttGGGCTCACCGCagacaatgacaccagcagagaaaggcctatagctgttaggttggGTAAGgttaattccacaaaaggaatgtaatgctaaaattttgcattttgTGTTTTCTAAAGGGCTCGTTAGGCCTTTCCTAACCCCCTCGCCGGAGTGTCATCGTGGGGATTCCTTTGTTGTCTGTCACCCCTCATAACTAAAAACCAATGGATTACGATGTTATTGTTATATTTGCATCTACCGATGTCTTGTTGTATTTGCATCTACCCTAAGAAATGTGAATTTTAAGTTAATACTGCGTAATACTGTAATTTGTAATACTGCGAAGCAAACATTAAAACCGTATTCAACTTTTGATTTAACACAGAAATTAAACAGTTCATAATTTATtgtattttagctaaaacaagaAGATAAatacgaaaaacaaaaatgaatacaAATACGGTTGCTCTACGAAgcaaaaataaatcatcttCTTTCATTTACATACCTTCAAGGCTGTTTCCCAGGCCCGTTCAAGCACTTTGGGATGAGTCCAAATTTTCCGCAGGAATGAATAATCTACCAACAGGTTAGAACCTCCCACATCTTTTCGGAATGGATTCCGTTTCAAGTATTGCTCGTACAAACGTTCTTGAACTGGTGTCATCGGAACGTACAAAACATATTCAAATTTTTGCGGTAACGAATCTTTGAGCACAGAGAACTCTTTTCGTTGAACAAAGTTAGCCAAACGTTTGTGCAGAATATACGACTTCATTTTCATGAGGCGAATGTCCTGAGCGTTAGAGTCTTTATGTTGCCCGTCCTTGATTGGTTTGGCGTACTGTTCATTGAACTCTTTTTCGTTTCCAAGAAAAGCCGGTTTTACGAAGCTTACCATACAGAAGTATTCgttcaaattattttgaatcgGTGTTCCGGTAAGAATGATTCGTCTTTTGGTTGCCACCTCTGATACAGCAAGATTTGTTAGCGATTTACGGTTCTTGATGACGTGACCTTCGTCCAAAATGATCAAATCCGCTCCTGGGTTGATCAAGTACCGCCGCACTTCAACTCGTACGGATGCCGAATGTCGCCTACCATGTCGGTTCGCGACATCATAGAAAACCAGAGCACGGAATGCTTCGTATCCGATAAGTAAACAATTAGCTTCCCCAGCCGACAGCTTGTGGAAGCTTCGGAGCACATCTATTTTTTTGTGAATAGACCTGTAAAAAGATCAGATATTATTAAGGGAACATATATATGATCCGATAATACATACGGACTGTCAGGCAAGTGAAAGGCtttcaattttatatcattCTGTATGTCACCCAACCAACTGTGAATTTCCTGAACCCAATTCATTACCGTACTCTTCGGGCAGACTACAATAATACGTTTGGTTTTCAATCGCGAATAGCTAATCACCGTATTGATCAGTGCAATGACTTGGAAAGTTTTTCCAAGGCCCATGCAGTGCGCCAGTATGCAACCCGAACCGTTGGTGCCCTTAATATCTGAGACGTTACCGTAACAGGAATCATACATGAACTTAACACCGTCCTTTTGATGTGATTTCATTTTTGTTACCAATTCGGGATGAACACGGATGAACATTTTATTATCCTTGTCATAATCTAGAATTAGCTGATTGGCTGGCATTACATTAGCGTACCGAGTCAATTGTTGGTCCAAATCTTCGTTCTTACGTGCAATTTTTTTGTTGCGAGAATTTTCATCTCGAATCGCACGCTGAGTTGCCCATGAAAGATCATGCACTCGTAGACGTTGTTCAATATCTTTTTTCATCAGTGATATATCGTGATTAGCATCCTGTGAATTCTTGTTGGTACTTTTTTTGAGTTTATGGCGAACTGTGCCGCTGGAACTCGTTTTCCGAACGGATTTTTGATACGAATCAGCGTTGTTATCAAATTCTGTTCGGTTCACAACGGTATTATTTACTACGAGTTCCTGAGATGTTGATTTAGTACCGGGCGTGACAATAGCTGTCCTCTTTTTTTTACGACGCAAAACTTTTTGGCTCTTTAATGGTAACGAAATGGAATTTAAATCGTTATCCGTTATAGGCAATTTCTCTAATACGATTTTGAGTCCAGATACGTTATCCATTGTTTTCGCACTATTTGAACAAGATACAGCCCCTTCATGGATCAACCAAGAGTCAAGAGTTCTAGGGCAGGAAGGTCTTGATTGGTCTGCAGCATTGCCGTCTAGTTCAagtttgatttcaggattattaAGTGAACTACGTTGGGAACCATTATTGTTGACAATTTCAACACTGTTGTTCGAACTGCCTTCTCGAGTATGTGTTTCTTCAAACTCTGATAATGTGTGTGAAGGCACATTATACTCTCCGTCATTGGATTGAGTAAGTGAATCCAATTCTTCGATTGCAGTcaagttttcaaaaatatttgagaCACTACATGAAAATGCGCTCAAATCTGAAGGGCACTCAAAAATGTTGTCGTTGATTACACACTCATCTGGTAGGCTACTGTCATTTAACAAA
This genomic window contains:
- the LOC131428230 gene encoding uncharacterized protein LOC131428230 — translated: MKIIKKMEYLAASATCSLDSDDSSYIQDTRDNSLENRPLHRSIDSAELLGIAGPSRRMALQQNAKISSVDDSEPSEQSDDSQDVGLSTIILEMRKMGEQIMNVCKAMEKTLIKLRRRKTRSKEYYKNLTSGKSFKKSKANSSSSKTKACKERRRKHVISCGSAQEHPDKTSLPQDVSGSSVDYTEYMLTKDKEQNETVHTTNCSHSNSEPVAESPNITTGKNFSYSSGGCSSGMHANDTSVSPRTSGTSTFLLNDSSLPDECVINDNIFECPSDLSAFSCSVSNIFENLTAIEELDSLTQSNDGEYNVPSHTLSEFEETHTREGSSNNSVEIVNNNGSQRSSLNNPEIKLELDGNAADQSRPSCPRTLDSWLIHEGAVSCSNSAKTMDNVSGLKIVLEKLPITDNDLNSISLPLKSQKVLRRKKKRTAIVTPGTKSTSQELVVNNTVVNRTEFDNNADSYQKSVRKTSSSGTVRHKLKKSTNKNSQDANHDISLMKKDIEQRLRVHDLSWATQRAIRDENSRNKKIARKNEDLDQQLTRYANVMPANQLILDYDKDNKMFIRVHPELVTKMKSHQKDGVKFMYDSCYGNVSDIKGTNGSGCILAHCMGLGKTFQVIALINTVISYSRLKTKRIIVVCPKSTVMNWVQEIHSWLGDIQNDIKLKAFHLPDSPSIHKKIDVLRSFHKLSAGEANCLLIGYEAFRALVFYDVANRHGRRHSASVRVEVRRYLINPGADLIILDEGHVIKNRKSLTNLAVSEVATKRRIILTGTPIQNNLNEYFCMVSFVKPAFLGNEKEFNEQYAKPIKDGQHKDSNAQDIRLMKMKSYILHKRLANFVQRKEFSVLKDSLPQKFEYVLYVPMTPVQERLYEQYLKRNPFRKDVGGSNLLVDYSFLRKIWTHPKVLERAWETALKKKHRPARRSYESPPEDDEDVNIDNARSITNIWWKNIISSNDLESLLPSNKILLLFEILKLCQERDEKCLIFSAFVAVLDMVEHFMKRIHEQKRNPKALSYGLSKFQGPWVPGVNYCRIDGGTPMYSRQEMITKFNDPHNRVTRTFLISTKAGGLGINLVGANRVIILDTSWNPAIDQQGIFRVYRLGQEKTCYVYRLLALHTMEEKVYSRAVTKQAMSHRVADKKQVDRNFNMAELEELYHFERANMAERPKLAPAEDDLLSTLLLKREKLIYRYHTHERMLDNKTEQDLTDLEKQVAWTEYKKKGLVPDDDPVGDIRKSNSQLSEPDVDTELRSMFEKACASASDTTDKSGTNLDPIPIPPKQSMYTTRDERLLDNVRETDTNTVSGLLQDSTSTEDLSADIYCLESDMMDKIKSEIEIDHARVNFSMREQNEISDEANQVSEGSLSLELCRPHNRTSVDCLNSHEERVIEVPHSFDSVDLSPDVNNNSVGVVFKEKARDINLHLYERNSEPSTIDINVRRRLMVNLLANKLPNIDHSSTLSTMSTTNVEIRMSETKMIRGLKRKYKNLKISRKLSKKFKKANADLIQHSKRSIVGIQNNQCRSLVPYVNKKNQHCELNHYLKVFLDQKLLATTSNNNCRAMVPYVKRVSYLEKDFNTPTSSALVINSQNPSTLIEEAAKLECQIVMCAANDKECIDITPAALIRSGVQTALFSGTTIFSPCSEQRTLKSYNETENKNYNDGKLKINITNSFKDGMSIKSIRSFGLPQANIDSVENAGIVSTSFTYSAGIASFANRSSLSDMQTRRRSLTSFVSLGSKRKLKLRNASASRKKIRIEFSLSTISDTDSFLSSRNTSITMCHRRQCHSSDSTFATHLPLIEENPPMEGSSNESALLMSDSSNSCQAVVPFVKRVSFLESILPAKSIALASSHVPTTRSVSLSTTLSWGEDDIDSSYLDDTDESEDEFHTAQSIAVQSLHSTDPSLNESRKQLVQSKSSTVAIYYPVRSFWKQEKYDELLNAKRRGQVIRIQRNQRFRFTPYDKNNRKLRKAFMQYGNFELPEIVAPNDAMTLVQKTLTTRTSNSSLALIPYKANPFLSTIQDQVLEKPKTFVFHAQLSEYLTFCSSVTCQSTMIQPRGLKRKLERENSSSSFISPKKVRCSDSTKLLFKSDN